The genomic region GAAGTATCGCCGCCGTACGATCAAAGCGGGATCACGTCGATGCTGGCCGCGAACGTGCTCTTCGAGCTGCTGTCGGTGATTTCGCTTAATCGCTAGCGAGCCGCTCGCCGGTTGACGTTCACTTGTTGTACTCGGCGGCCACCCGGGCCGGGTCCTCGAATAGGCGCGCGGTGATCGCGCCGAACAGGATGCCGCCGACGTGCGCCGCGTAGGCCACCCCGCCCGCGCCGCTTTGCGCGCTTGTCACGGCGCCGACGCTGATGAGCTGCAAGAGAAACCACAGGCCGATCAACAGAAACGCCGGGACGAAGGTGACGGTGAAGAAGAACCCGATCAGCAGCACCGTGCGAATCCGGTCGCGCGGGTACGTGATCAGAAACGCCCCCATGACCGCGGCGATCGCGCCGCTCGCGCCGAGCGTCGGCACGGTCGAGGCCGGTGCGAGCGCGATCTGGGCCAGGTTTGCGACCACCCCGCCGGCGATGTAGAACACCAGGTACCGCCCTGGGTTCATCGCGTCTTCGATTTCCGGGCCGAACACCCACAGAAACAGCATGTTGCCGAGGATGTGAGACCAGCTGCCGTGGAGGAACGTCGACGTCAGCACGGTGATCCAGTGGCGGCCGGCGAGGAAGTCCGCGGGGACAAGGGCCCACGTGTTCACGAAGGTTTCACCGTTGGCCAGTTCGAGGAAGAAGACGAGGCCGTTGGCGAGGATTAACA from bacterium harbors:
- a CDS encoding rhomboid family intramembrane serine protease; translation: MIPLGDVSRRPLRFPILTLMLILANGLVFFLELANGETFVNTWALVPADFLAGRHWITVLTSTFLHGSWSHILGNMLFLWVFGPEIEDAMNPGRYLVFYIAGGVVANLAQIALAPASTVPTLGASGAIAAVMGAFLITYPRDRIRTVLLIGFFFTVTFVPAFLLIGLWFLLQLISVGAVTSAQSGAGGVAYAAHVGGILFGAITARLFEDPARVAAEYNK